In Stenotrophomonas sp. ASS1, the following proteins share a genomic window:
- a CDS encoding 3-hydroxybutyrate dehydrogenase produces MFSGKVAVVTGSTSGIGLGIATALARQGADIVLNGFGDAAEIERIRTNLETEFGVRVAHDGADLSRGEAVRGLIDRAVATMGRIDILVNNAGIQHTASIEEFPVEKWDAILALNLSAVFHATAAAVPHMKQQGAGRIINIASVHGLVGSVNKSAYVAAKHGVVGFTKVTALENAGTGITANAICPGWVRTALVEQQITALAEREGTDQETAARALLAEKQPSLQFVTPEQLGEVVVFLASDAAAQITGTALPVDGGWTAR; encoded by the coding sequence ATGTTCTCTGGAAAGGTTGCGGTGGTGACCGGTTCCACCAGTGGTATCGGTCTTGGTATCGCCACGGCGCTGGCGCGGCAAGGCGCCGATATTGTGCTGAATGGCTTTGGCGATGCGGCGGAGATCGAACGCATCCGTACCAACCTGGAAACCGAGTTCGGTGTTCGCGTGGCGCATGACGGTGCCGACCTGTCCCGTGGCGAGGCGGTGCGCGGACTGATCGATCGCGCCGTCGCGACGATGGGCCGCATCGACATTCTGGTGAACAATGCCGGCATCCAGCACACCGCGTCGATCGAGGAGTTTCCGGTCGAGAAGTGGGATGCGATCCTGGCGCTGAATCTCTCGGCGGTGTTTCATGCCACGGCGGCGGCCGTGCCCCACATGAAGCAGCAGGGCGCCGGCCGCATCATCAACATTGCGTCGGTGCACGGGTTGGTGGGCTCGGTGAACAAGTCGGCCTACGTGGCGGCCAAGCACGGCGTGGTTGGATTCACCAAGGTGACCGCGCTGGAGAACGCGGGCACCGGCATCACCGCCAATGCGATCTGCCCGGGCTGGGTGCGGACGGCGCTGGTCGAGCAGCAGATCACCGCGTTGGCCGAGCGCGAGGGCACGGATCAGGAGACCGCTGCGCGTGCGCTGCTGGCTGAAAAACAGCCGTCGTTGCAGTTCGTGACGCCCGAGCAGCTGGGCGAGGTGGTGGTGTTCCTGGCTTCGGACGCGGCGGCGCAGATCACCGGCACGGCGTTGCCGGTGGATGGGGGTTGGACGGCCCGCTAG
- a CDS encoding SRPBCC family protein, with the protein MSAASTRFIHVIYIASTPQKVFEAITRPEIASRYWGHENVSDWKPGSRWQHVRANETRSVELVGEVVESTPPSRLVITWAAASQAENPDAYSRVTFDIVPYQDMVRLTVTHDELEPGSGMDTGIRQGWPIVLSSLKSLLETGKGLDVFAKPQ; encoded by the coding sequence ATGTCCGCAGCGTCCACCCGCTTCATCCACGTGATCTACATCGCCTCCACGCCGCAGAAGGTGTTCGAGGCCATCACCCGCCCCGAGATCGCCAGCCGCTACTGGGGCCACGAGAACGTCTCGGACTGGAAGCCCGGCTCGCGCTGGCAGCATGTGCGCGCCAACGAAACGCGCTCGGTCGAGCTGGTCGGCGAAGTGGTGGAAAGCACCCCACCCTCGCGGCTGGTCATCACCTGGGCCGCCGCCTCGCAAGCTGAGAACCCGGATGCCTACAGCCGCGTCACCTTCGACATCGTGCCCTACCAGGACATGGTGCGGCTGACCGTCACCCACGACGAACTGGAACCCGGCAGCGGCATGGATACCGGCATCCGCCAGGGCTGGCCGATCGTGCTGTCGAGCCTGAAGTCGTTGTTGGAGACCGGCAAGGGATTGGATGTGTTTGCCAAGCCGCAGTAA
- a CDS encoding metalloregulator ArsR/SmtB family transcription factor, translating to MAVDNARNTDKVFKALADPTRRTLLDLLCEDNGQTLGQLCEHLDMARQSVTQHLGLLEDANLISTVRRGREKLHFINPVPLHEVYERWVRKFEQQRLGLLHDLKRELEGE from the coding sequence ATGGCGGTAGACAACGCGCGCAACACAGACAAGGTCTTCAAGGCACTGGCCGACCCCACGCGCAGGACGCTGCTGGATCTGCTCTGCGAAGACAACGGGCAGACGCTCGGCCAGCTGTGCGAGCACCTGGACATGGCCCGGCAATCGGTCACCCAGCACCTGGGCCTGCTGGAAGACGCCAACCTGATCAGCACCGTGCGCCGCGGCCGCGAGAAGCTGCACTTCATCAACCCGGTGCCCCTGCACGAAGTCTACGAGCGCTGGGTACGCAAGTTCGAGCAGCAGCGCCTGGGCCTGCTGCATGACCTGAAACGAGAACTGGAAGGAGAATGA
- a CDS encoding SRPBCC domain-containing protein: MVDIAHRVGIKTPASQVYQALATPEGVAAWWAEDTHGDRVAGGTLKVRFTNNGQEIGAMEMKLEQLVPGELVLWRFLAGPAEWIGTHARFLLKQEGDYCIVLFTHEGWKERVEFTSHCSTKWAVFLMSLKALLETGKGQPNPNDVRIDNWN; the protein is encoded by the coding sequence ATGGTCGATATCGCACACAGGGTCGGCATCAAGACCCCTGCAAGCCAGGTGTACCAAGCTCTGGCAACCCCCGAAGGCGTCGCCGCCTGGTGGGCCGAAGACACCCATGGCGACCGCGTGGCCGGCGGGACGCTCAAGGTTCGCTTCACGAACAACGGCCAGGAAATCGGCGCCATGGAAATGAAACTTGAGCAGCTTGTTCCAGGCGAGCTCGTGCTTTGGCGGTTCCTCGCCGGCCCTGCTGAATGGATCGGCACCCACGCGCGCTTCCTGCTGAAACAGGAAGGTGACTACTGCATCGTGCTGTTCACCCATGAAGGCTGGAAAGAGCGCGTCGAGTTCACCTCCCACTGCAGCACCAAGTGGGCGGTGTTCCTGATGAGCCTGAAGGCGCTGCTGGAAACCGGCAAGGGCCAGCCCAACCCAAACGACGTCAGGATCGACAACTGGAATTGA
- a CDS encoding GNAT family N-acetyltransferase encodes MTEAGKEILNIRRANVDDAPAVLTLFDEVIEWFVSIGNLQQWGSEPWSTMPRRITQVTDACALPGAWVAQNEHGVVRAFLALGESMPYVPAPTVPELYVRVLVASRDARVRGIGRRLMAFADEQARAAGLDHLRVDCYGGGNGDLVRFYETCGYTRIAPFIVDGWPGMLLGRQL; translated from the coding sequence ATGACTGAAGCTGGAAAGGAAATCTTGAACATCCGCCGCGCCAACGTAGACGATGCCCCTGCGGTGCTGACGCTCTTCGACGAAGTCATCGAATGGTTCGTATCGATCGGCAACCTGCAGCAATGGGGCAGTGAGCCATGGTCCACGATGCCGCGCCGGATCACCCAGGTGACCGATGCCTGCGCGCTGCCGGGTGCATGGGTTGCGCAGAACGAACACGGCGTGGTGCGCGCGTTCCTGGCGCTGGGCGAATCGATGCCCTATGTGCCGGCGCCCACCGTGCCGGAGCTGTATGTGCGGGTACTGGTGGCATCGCGTGACGCCCGCGTGCGCGGCATTGGCCGTCGCCTGATGGCCTTTGCCGATGAGCAGGCGCGCGCTGCCGGGCTCGACCATCTGCGTGTGGACTGCTACGGCGGTGGCAACGGTGATCTGGTGCGCTTCTATGAGACCTGCGGCTACACGCGCATCGCGCCGTTCATTGTGGATGGCTGGCCGGGCATGCTGCTGGGGCGACAGCTCTGA
- a CDS encoding oleate hydratase, with the protein MYYSSGNYEAFARPRKPAGVDGKRAWFVGSGLASLAGAAFLVRDGRMAGERITILEQQQIAGGALDGLKVPEKGFVIRGGREMEDHFECLWDLFRSIPSLEIEDASVLDEFYWLNKDDPNYSLQRATINRGEDAHTDGLFTLSEQAQKDIIALFLATRQEMENKRIDEVLGRDFLDSNFWLYWRTMFAFEEWHSALEMKLYLHRFIHHIGGLPDFSALKFTKYNQYESLVLPLVKWLQDHGVVFQYGTEVTDVDFDLAAGRKQATRIHWTRDGVAGGVDLSADDLVFMTIGSLTENSDNGDHHTAARLNEGPAPAWDLWRRIAARDPAFGRPDVFGAHIPQTKWESATVTTLDARIPAYIQKIAKRDPFSGKVVTGGIVSVRDSRWLMSWTVNRQPHFKNQPKDQIVVWVYSLFVDTPGDYVKKPMQDCTGEEITREWLYHLGVPVEEIDELAATGAKTVPVMMPYITAFFMPRQAGDRPDVVPEGAVNFAFIGQFAESKQRDCIFTTEYSVRTPMEAVYTLLGIERGVPEVFNSTYDVRSLLAATGRLRDGKELDIPGPAFLRNLLMNKLDKTQIGGLLREFKLVQED; encoded by the coding sequence ATGTACTACAGCAGTGGCAACTACGAAGCCTTCGCGCGCCCGCGCAAGCCCGCCGGTGTCGACGGCAAGCGCGCATGGTTCGTCGGTTCGGGCCTGGCCTCGCTGGCCGGCGCCGCGTTCCTGGTGCGCGACGGCCGCATGGCCGGTGAGCGCATCACCATTCTCGAGCAGCAGCAGATTGCTGGTGGCGCGCTGGATGGCCTGAAGGTGCCGGAGAAGGGCTTCGTGATCCGCGGCGGCCGCGAGATGGAAGACCACTTCGAGTGCCTGTGGGATCTATTCCGCTCGATTCCGTCGCTGGAGATTGAAGATGCCAGTGTGTTGGATGAGTTCTACTGGTTGAACAAGGATGATCCGAACTATTCGCTGCAGCGTGCCACGATCAATCGCGGCGAAGATGCGCACACCGACGGCCTGTTCACGCTGAGCGAGCAGGCGCAGAAGGACATCATCGCGCTGTTCCTGGCCACCCGGCAGGAGATGGAGAACAAGCGCATCGACGAGGTGCTGGGTCGCGACTTCCTGGACAGCAACTTCTGGCTGTACTGGCGCACCATGTTCGCCTTCGAGGAATGGCATTCGGCGCTGGAGATGAAGCTGTACCTGCATCGCTTCATCCACCATATCGGCGGCCTGCCGGATTTCTCGGCGCTGAAGTTCACCAAGTACAACCAGTACGAATCGCTGGTGCTGCCGCTGGTGAAGTGGCTGCAGGACCACGGCGTGGTGTTCCAGTACGGCACCGAGGTGACCGACGTCGACTTCGATCTGGCGGCCGGCCGCAAGCAGGCCACGCGCATCCACTGGACGCGTGACGGTGTAGCCGGTGGCGTGGATCTGAGCGCGGATGACCTTGTGTTCATGACAATCGGTTCGTTGACCGAGAACTCGGACAACGGCGATCACCACACGGCGGCGCGTTTGAACGAGGGGCCGGCGCCTGCCTGGGACCTGTGGCGACGCATTGCCGCCAGGGATCCTGCGTTCGGGCGTCCGGACGTGTTCGGCGCGCACATTCCGCAGACCAAGTGGGAATCGGCGACGGTGACCACGCTGGATGCACGCATTCCGGCCTACATCCAGAAGATCGCCAAGCGTGACCCGTTCAGTGGCAAGGTGGTGACCGGCGGTATCGTCAGCGTGCGCGATTCGCGCTGGTTGATGAGCTGGACGGTGAACCGCCAGCCGCATTTCAAGAACCAGCCCAAGGATCAGATCGTGGTCTGGGTGTATTCGCTGTTCGTGGATACGCCCGGAGACTACGTGAAGAAGCCGATGCAGGACTGCACCGGCGAGGAGATCACCCGTGAGTGGCTGTACCACCTGGGCGTGCCGGTGGAGGAGATCGACGAATTGGCCGCGACCGGCGCGAAGACGGTGCCGGTGATGATGCCGTACATCACCGCGTTCTTCATGCCGCGCCAGGCCGGTGATCGCCCGGACGTGGTGCCGGAGGGTGCGGTGAACTTCGCCTTCATCGGTCAGTTTGCCGAATCGAAGCAGCGCGACTGCATCTTCACCACCGAGTATTCGGTGCGCACACCGATGGAAGCGGTGTATACCCTGCTGGGCATCGAGCGCGGCGTGCCGGAGGTGTTCAATTCCACCTATGACGTGCGCTCGTTGCTGGCGGCGACCGGTCGCCTGCGCGATGGCAAGGAACTGGATATTCCCGGGCCTGCGTTCCTGCGCAACCTGCTGATGAACAAGCTGGACAAGACCCAGATCGGTGGTCTGCTGCGCGAGTTCAAGCTGGTGCAGGAGGACTGA
- the ftrA gene encoding transcriptional regulator FtrA, whose translation MPSLTADPTAPLVAIVACHGQGLFEFGCAVGLFAPIRPELGVAWYRTQLCAGEPGALRMLGSTQVQLPYDLRSVDDADIIVIPGWREPSERPPQALLDALIRAHARGARIASICSGAFVLAWAGLLDGREATTHWRLTEALAREFPRIDVREDVLYVDTGSIITSAGSATGMDMMLHMVRKDYGARVANLVAERLVLAPWRDAGRSQRVSRAIPNGEPTRLAKLMEWMRRNLREPHSLGSLAEQAALSQRTLQRQFLEATGLSPIDWLIRERVTFARELLETTDRPLQWIAEQAGFGSQESFRRHFRGQVDASPTEYRSQHRNGIGADRLIGC comes from the coding sequence ATGCCCAGCCTGACCGCCGATCCCACTGCGCCGCTCGTCGCCATCGTCGCCTGCCACGGCCAGGGGCTGTTCGAGTTCGGCTGTGCTGTAGGCCTGTTCGCACCGATACGCCCAGAGCTGGGCGTGGCCTGGTACCGCACCCAGCTGTGCGCGGGCGAACCCGGAGCGCTGCGCATGCTCGGCAGCACCCAGGTGCAGCTGCCCTACGATCTAAGGAGCGTCGATGACGCCGACATCATCGTCATCCCCGGTTGGCGCGAGCCCAGCGAACGTCCGCCGCAGGCCCTGCTCGATGCACTGATCCGTGCCCACGCACGCGGCGCACGCATCGCGTCGATCTGCTCCGGTGCGTTCGTGCTGGCCTGGGCCGGGCTGCTCGATGGCCGCGAGGCCACCACTCACTGGCGCCTCACCGAAGCGCTGGCACGCGAGTTCCCACGCATCGATGTGCGCGAGGATGTGCTGTACGTGGACACCGGCAGCATCATCACCTCGGCCGGATCGGCCACCGGCATGGACATGATGCTGCACATGGTGCGCAAGGATTACGGCGCGCGCGTGGCAAATCTGGTGGCCGAGCGATTGGTGTTGGCACCCTGGCGTGATGCCGGGCGCAGCCAGCGTGTCAGCCGGGCCATCCCCAACGGCGAGCCCACGCGGTTGGCGAAGCTGATGGAGTGGATGCGCCGTAACCTGCGCGAGCCACATTCGCTAGGCAGCCTCGCCGAGCAGGCTGCGCTCAGCCAACGCACCCTGCAGCGGCAGTTCCTGGAAGCCACCGGTCTGTCGCCCATCGATTGGCTGATCCGCGAGCGCGTGACCTTCGCGCGTGAGCTGCTGGAAACCACCGACCGGCCACTACAGTGGATTGCCGAGCAGGCCGGCTTTGGTTCGCAGGAGTCGTTCCGTCGGCACTTCCGTGGCCAGGTCGATGCCAGCCCCACCGAGTACCGCAGCCAGCATCGCAACGGCATCGGTGCGGACCGCCTGATCGGCTGCTGA
- a CDS encoding TonB-dependent receptor: protein MPAAYAPALSTLAVLIAAALAASPSHAAEADADPATTAATANVAASTLDAVVVTGSRTSTRTVKNSSTPIDVISAEDLAATGQGNLLEALQRSLPSLSQIGGYQSDQESLIRGYQLRNLSPGYTLVLVNGKRRNASAYVSGANGGGFPGHAWADLALIPVSAIDHVEVLRDGASAIYGSDAITGVVNVILKSQAHGGDVSVESGQSTDGDGSRTSVRANVGLPWGQDGFVNLSGETTRQHHAIRTRHYIDGYLSYPAVDGSGNLVALRPNNRLPAGASPNPAEANRDAEANTILSSPSYALKAFAVNVGHGLGESAQFYANATASDRTAQAIQNFRLPATIFTTYKAPGVLSVFPDGFLPVLETKEKQYTGTAGVKGQIAGWDYDASLTGNRSTVRTYTRNSVNYSLPYPGSPTDFYDGKLDYQQGIANLDLRRGFEVAAFASPLEVSAGAEYQHDQYERGAGQWESYTGFGAAAFVGYSTADAVKATRNSKAVYVGAATNITSRWYLDAAARWEDHSDFGSVSTGRLTTRFDFTDALGVRATVSNGFHAPSLGAQFYQATGSCPCGTTLVAQVSSPAAIALGATPLKPEKATNYSLGVTWDPSPAFHLAVDAYQIDIRGQLGQSSQIGYNAQDPARVTDNSGTVLSAAQKNTIDALLGSAGISILPGDAFYASYFTNVGNTRTRGVELTLEANQETAWGKLRWSYAANVGRTTIQKVSGIPAALQGLPNINLLTRSSEYALRFRTPSYTQVAGLGWQNGRWRSNLDFTYYGPIKRLNNGVEYRQPPVLVTNLSGGVELGAGWSAALGINNVFDKRTRKVPEYARSATDVASIETTWDSGDVLSNVGAYWFGRVSYRF from the coding sequence ATGCCTGCCGCCTACGCCCCAGCCTTGAGCACTCTTGCCGTCCTGATCGCCGCTGCCCTCGCTGCATCGCCCAGCCATGCGGCGGAAGCCGATGCAGACCCTGCCACTACTGCAGCCACCGCCAATGTGGCAGCCTCCACGCTGGATGCGGTGGTGGTCACCGGCTCTCGCACCAGCACGCGCACGGTGAAGAACAGCTCCACGCCCATCGATGTGATTTCCGCTGAAGACCTCGCCGCCACCGGTCAGGGCAATCTGCTGGAAGCCCTGCAGCGCAGCCTGCCGTCGCTGAGCCAGATCGGCGGTTACCAGAGCGATCAGGAGAGCCTGATCCGCGGCTATCAGCTACGCAATCTGTCGCCGGGTTACACCCTGGTGCTGGTCAACGGCAAGCGCCGCAACGCCAGCGCCTATGTGAGCGGTGCCAATGGGGGCGGCTTCCCCGGCCATGCGTGGGCGGACCTGGCGTTGATTCCGGTCTCGGCCATCGACCATGTGGAAGTGCTGCGTGATGGTGCCTCCGCCATCTACGGCTCGGACGCGATCACCGGCGTGGTCAACGTGATCCTGAAGTCGCAGGCGCACGGTGGTGATGTGTCGGTGGAGAGCGGGCAGAGCACCGATGGTGATGGTTCGCGAACCAGCGTGCGCGCCAACGTCGGCCTGCCGTGGGGCCAAGATGGCTTCGTCAACCTGTCTGGCGAGACCACCCGCCAGCATCATGCGATCCGTACCCGCCACTACATCGATGGCTACCTGAGTTATCCGGCAGTGGATGGCAGCGGCAATCTGGTGGCGCTGCGGCCGAACAATCGACTGCCGGCCGGCGCGTCGCCGAATCCGGCCGAGGCCAACCGCGATGCCGAGGCCAACACCATCCTCAGCTCGCCTTCGTATGCGCTGAAGGCCTTCGCGGTGAACGTGGGCCATGGCCTGGGCGAGAGCGCGCAGTTCTACGCCAATGCTACGGCCAGTGACCGCACCGCACAGGCGATCCAGAATTTCCGCCTGCCGGCGACCATCTTCACCACCTACAAGGCGCCCGGCGTGCTGAGCGTGTTTCCCGATGGCTTCCTGCCAGTGCTGGAAACCAAGGAGAAGCAGTACACCGGTACCGCAGGTGTGAAAGGCCAGATCGCGGGCTGGGATTACGACGCCAGCTTGACCGGCAACCGCAGCACGGTACGTACCTATACCCGCAATTCGGTGAACTACTCGCTGCCGTATCCCGGTTCGCCCACCGACTTCTATGACGGCAAGCTGGATTACCAGCAAGGCATCGCCAACCTCGACCTGCGTCGTGGCTTCGAGGTGGCGGCATTCGCTTCGCCGCTGGAGGTGAGCGCGGGCGCCGAGTATCAGCACGACCAGTACGAGCGCGGGGCGGGGCAGTGGGAGTCGTATACCGGCTTCGGCGCTGCAGCCTTCGTCGGCTATTCCACCGCCGACGCGGTGAAGGCAACCCGTAACAGCAAGGCGGTGTACGTGGGTGCGGCCACCAACATCACCTCGCGCTGGTACCTGGATGCGGCCGCGCGCTGGGAAGATCACTCCGACTTCGGCAGTGTCTCCACCGGGCGCCTGACCACCCGCTTTGACTTCACCGATGCGCTGGGTGTGCGGGCAACGGTGAGCAACGGTTTCCATGCGCCCAGCCTGGGCGCGCAGTTCTACCAGGCCACCGGCAGCTGCCCGTGCGGGACCACGCTGGTGGCGCAGGTGTCTTCGCCGGCAGCGATTGCGTTGGGTGCCACACCGCTGAAACCGGAAAAGGCCACCAACTACAGCCTGGGCGTGACCTGGGACCCGAGCCCGGCGTTCCATCTGGCGGTGGATGCCTATCAGATCGACATCCGCGGCCAGCTCGGCCAGTCCAGCCAGATCGGCTACAACGCGCAGGATCCGGCGCGCGTCACCGACAACAGCGGCACGGTGCTGAGCGCGGCGCAGAAGAACACCATCGACGCACTGCTGGGTTCAGCCGGCATCAGCATCCTGCCGGGTGATGCGTTCTACGCCAGCTACTTCACCAACGTGGGTAATACCCGTACACGGGGTGTGGAGCTGACCCTGGAGGCGAACCAGGAAACCGCGTGGGGCAAGCTGCGCTGGAGCTACGCGGCCAACGTCGGCCGCACCACCATCCAGAAAGTCAGTGGCATTCCGGCGGCGCTGCAGGGCCTGCCGAACATCAACCTGCTGACCAGATCCAGCGAGTATGCGCTGCGCTTCCGCACGCCCAGCTACACGCAGGTGGCGGGACTGGGCTGGCAGAACGGGCGCTGGCGCTCGAATCTGGACTTCACCTACTACGGCCCCATCAAGCGCCTGAACAACGGCGTGGAGTACAGGCAGCCGCCGGTGCTGGTGACCAACCTGTCCGGTGGCGTGGAGCTGGGTGCGGGCTGGAGTGCGGCGCTGGGCATCAACAACGTGTTCGACAAGCGCACCCGCAAGGTGCCGGAGTACGCGCGCAGTGCCACCGATGTGGCGAGTATCGAGACCACGTGGGACAGCGGCGATGTGCTGAGCAATGTGGGTGCGTATTGGTTTGGCCGGGTCAGTTACCGGTTCTGA
- the msuE gene encoding FMN reductase translates to MSSALRVVALVGSPTSSATSRTLLLARHLLVSLQQRVHASVDLVELAPIARALGQSLSRGEAEPAVEQALQTIEAAELLVVAAPVYRGSYPGLFKHLVDFIELEALVDLPVLLAATGGSERHALVIDHQLRPLFSFLQAHTLPIGVYATPADFEGEHISSAALQARIALAAERAAGHLAAQPLTAPAPLRRIA, encoded by the coding sequence ATGTCTTCTGCATTGAGGGTGGTTGCATTGGTGGGGTCACCGACCAGCTCGGCGACGTCGCGCACGTTGTTGCTGGCGCGGCATCTGCTGGTGTCGCTGCAGCAGCGGGTGCACGCCAGCGTGGACCTGGTGGAGCTGGCGCCGATCGCGCGCGCGCTGGGCCAGTCGCTGTCGCGCGGCGAGGCGGAGCCGGCGGTGGAACAGGCACTGCAGACCATCGAGGCGGCGGAGCTGCTGGTGGTGGCCGCGCCGGTGTATCGCGGCTCTTATCCCGGGTTGTTCAAGCACCTGGTCGACTTCATCGAGCTGGAGGCGCTGGTGGATCTGCCGGTACTGCTGGCAGCGACCGGCGGCAGCGAGCGCCATGCGCTGGTGATCGATCACCAGTTGCGACCGTTGTTCAGTTTCCTGCAGGCGCACACGCTGCCGATCGGGGTGTATGCCACGCCTGCCGATTTCGAAGGCGAGCACATCAGCAGTGCAGCCCTGCAGGCACGCATCGCGCTGGCGGCCGAGCGTGCAGCCGGCCATCTGGCCGCGCAGCCGCTGACTGCTCCGGCGCCGCTGCGACGTATCGCCTGA
- a CDS encoding DUF3088 family protein: protein MTFDAASKPILFLLDREFEDGQIPGQRFFCRHSLLLEGALSSIDGLDAQLDVRRIGFARPRREVIAEIGEQDQSLPKLVLPQGVRSELASGAHQDRQYISGAEPILAALNGLLGIPVAHP from the coding sequence GTGACTTTCGACGCAGCAAGCAAACCCATCCTGTTCCTGCTCGACCGTGAGTTCGAGGACGGCCAGATTCCCGGCCAGCGCTTCTTCTGCCGGCACAGCCTGCTGCTGGAAGGCGCGCTGTCGAGCATCGACGGCCTGGACGCGCAGCTGGACGTGCGTCGCATCGGCTTCGCACGGCCGCGCCGTGAGGTGATTGCCGAGATCGGCGAGCAGGACCAGTCGCTGCCGAAGCTGGTGCTGCCGCAGGGCGTGCGCAGCGAACTGGCCAGTGGCGCGCACCAGGACCGCCAGTACATCTCCGGTGCCGAGCCGATCCTGGCCGCGTTGAACGGCTTGCTCGGCATTCCCGTGGCTCACCCCTGA